In the Topomyia yanbarensis strain Yona2022 chromosome 3, ASM3024719v1, whole genome shotgun sequence genome, one interval contains:
- the LOC131688275 gene encoding uncharacterized protein LOC131688275, with protein sequence MADNQRINQLTARRATMIGALGRAEAFLVDYNAQRDEPQVLLRLEHLNSIWAALEEIQTELETEATDQEGRAQHDAVRADFEPRLFTIKASLITKLPALPGNASNPRPPHATSALSGIKLPTISLPEFDGDYMQWLTFHDTFLALIHNNADVPPIQKFHYLRAAVKGEAAQLIESIAICSANYILAWEALVGRYSNEYLLKKRHLQALFDIPRMKKETAATLHGLVDEFERHTKILHQLGEPTDAWSTILEHLLCTRLHDDSLKAWEDHASTTKHPNFACLIDFLQRRTRVLESISVNHHQSTSATNDGASTSQFRRHSQFRLSSCASTASPSFKCPTCSQSHSLARCGKFNSMSVNDRQQFVNLKRLCHNCLRGDHMVRQCPCDMNCRKCNQRHHTLLHTGQTAGPKKFSNDATSRSINSIEPAVKATSSSTNVISEQTIVAAAEDVSIVSASLQQPRENVFLLTVIVNVVDAYGQHHPARALLDSASQPNLITNRMARILRLKKHPVNVTVQAGP encoded by the coding sequence ATGGCTGACAACCAGCGAATCAATCAGCTGACTGCAAGGAGAGCTACGATGATTGGCGCTCTGGGTCGGGCTGAGGCATTTCTGGTGGACTACAACGCTCAGCGGGACGAACCTCAGGTACTATTGAGGCTTGAGCATTTAAACAGCATTTGGGCTGCTCTGGAGGAAATTCAAACCGAGCTGGAAACTGAAGCGACAGATCAAGAAGGTAGGGCACAACATGATGCAGTCCGTGCTGATTTCGAACCCCGGCTTTTTACAATAAAGGCTTCATTAATTACTAAACTGCCTGCACTTCCTGGTAACGCTAGTAACCCCCGACCCCCGCATGCTACTTCCGCTCTCTCTGGCATTAAACTGCCTACTATTTCGCTTCCTGAGTTCGATGGCGACTATATGCAATGGCTGACCTTTCATGATACGTTCTTGGCTTTAATCCACAACAACGCTGATGTTCCACCTATTCAGAAGTTCCATTACTTGAGAGCAGCCGTCAAGGGGGAGGCTGCTCAATTGATCGAATCCATCGCAATTTGCTCCGCTAATTATATTCTTGCTTGGGAAGCTCTCGTGGGACGGTATTCCAACGAATATCTACTGAAGAAGCGACACCTTCAGGCACTCTTCGACATTCCACGCATGAAGAAGGAGACTGCAGCAACGCTTCACGGATTGGTAGATGAGTTCGAGAGACACACGAAGATTCTTCACCAGTTGGGAGAACCGACGGATGCCTGGAGCACCATCCTTGAGCATTTATTGTGCACGCGACTACACGATGACTCTCTGAAGGCCTGGGAGGACCACGCATCCACAACGAAGCACCCGAATTTTGCTTGCTTGATCGATTTTCTCCAGCGTAGAACCCGCGTGTTGGAATCGATCTCCGTTAATCACCATCAATCTACAAGTGCGACTAATGACGGTGCGTCCACCAGTCAGTTCCGGAGGCATTCCCAGTTTCGTTTGTCGTCCTGCGCATCCACCGCTAGCCCGTCGTTCAAGTGCCCCACGTGCAGCCAATCGCATTCTCTGGCAAGGTGTGGCAAGTTTAATAGTATGTCTGTGAATGATCGGCAGCAATTTGTAAATCTGAAGCGATTGTGCCACAATTGCCTGAGAGGAGATCACATGGTACGTCAATGCCCCTGTGATATGAATTGCAGAAAATGTAACCAGCGCCACCATACTCTTCTGCATACGGGCCAAACCGCCGGCCCAAAGAAGTTCAGCAACGACGCGACTTCTCGTTCAATTAATTCCATCGAGCCTGCTGTCAAGGCTACTTCGTCGTCTACTAACGTAATCTCCGAGCAAAccattgttgctgctgctgaagATGTTTCGATTGTTAGTGCTTCCCTTCAGCAACCTCGTGAAAACGTTTTCTTATTGACCGTCATCGTCAACGTCGTCGATGCTTATGGGCAGCATCACCCTGCACGCGCTTTACTGGACAGCGCATCGCAGCCAAATCTGATCACCAACCGCATGGCTCGTATTCTCCGCTTAAAGAAGCATCCCGTCAACGTTACTGTCCaagcaggcccgtag